The following coding sequences lie in one Acyrthosiphon pisum isolate AL4f unplaced genomic scaffold, pea_aphid_22Mar2018_4r6ur Scaffold_4157;HRSCAF=4703, whole genome shotgun sequence genomic window:
- the LOC103311520 gene encoding mucin-5AC-like, giving the protein MDTIRLITFILTITTLTSGYVIKHSKNNDFTSVTKLSTELPSGRDVSVTTVPSSTVAYYVCFAYTTLFSGTCNCKTESTTVPSSTTDGSKDVSTKSPTTTRITNEPQTTTVPSSTTDGSIDVSTKSPSTTRTTKEPQTTTVPSSTTDDSEDVSTKSPTTTRITNEPQTTTVPSSTIDDSEDVFTKSSTTTRITNKPQTTTVPSSTSNDSEDVSTKSPTTTRITNEPQTTTVPSSTTDGSKDVSTKSPITTRSINEPQTTTVPSSTTNDSEDVSTKSPTTTRITNEPQTTTVPSSTIDDSEDVFTKSPTTTRITNEPQTTTVPSSTTDGSKDVSTKSPITTRSINEPQTTTVPSSTTNDSEDVSTKSPTTTRITNEPQTTTVPSSTTDGSIDVSTKSPTTTRITNEPQTTTVPSSTSNDSEDVSTKSPTTTRITNEPQTTTVPSSTIDDSEDVFTKSSTTTRITNKPRTTTVPSSTTDESKDDSTKSTTTTRITNKPQTTTVPGSTTDDFDESDEWDECDESDESCDFWEIYIWTALVN; this is encoded by the coding sequence ACTATCCGCTtgattacatttatattgacTATCACTACGTTGACGTCAGGATATGTCATTAAGCATTCAAAAAACAATGATTTCACATCAGTAACTAAACTATCAACGGAACTACCAAGCGGTAGAGATGTGTCTGTTACAACTGTACCTTCATCTACAGTTGCTTATTATGTATGCTTTGCATATACTACACTATTTTCAGGCACCTGCAATTGTAAGACTGAATCAACAACTGTACCTAGTTCTACAACCGATGGGTCTAAAGACGTTTCTACAAAATCTCCGACCACCACACGTATCACAAATGAGCCTCAAACAACAACTGTACCTAGTTCTACAACCGATGGGTCAATAGACGTTTCTACAAAATCTCCGAGCACTACACGGACCACAAAAGAGCCTCAAACAACAACTGTACCTAGTTCTACAACCGATGATTCTGAAGACGTTTCTACCAAATCTCCGACCACCACACGTATCACAAATGAGCCTCAAACAACAACTGTACCTAGTTCTACAATCGATGATTCTGAAGACGTTTTTACCAAATCCTCGACCACCACACGCATCACAAATAAGCCTCAAACAACAACTGTACCTAGTTCTACAAGCAATGATTCTGAAGACGTTTCTACCAAATCTCCGACCACCACACGTATCACAAATGAGCCTCAAACAACAACTGTACCTAGTTCTACAACCGATGGGTCAAAAGACGTTTCTACAAAATCTCCAATCACTACACGGAGCATAAATGAGCCTCAAACAACAACTGTACCTAGTTCTACAACCAATGATTCTGAAGACGTTTCTACAAAATCTCCGACCACCACACGTATCACAAATGAGCCTCAAACAACAACTGTACCTAGTTCTACAATCGATGATTCTGAAGACGTTTTTACCAAATCTCCGACCACCACACGTATCACAAATGAGCCTCAAACAACAACTGTACCTAGTTCTACAACCGATGGGTCAAAAGACGTTTCTACAAAATCTCCAATCACTACACGGAGCATAAATGAGCCTCAAACAACAACTGTACCTAGTTCTACAACCAATGATTCTGAAGACGTTTCTACAAAATCTCCGACCACCACACGTATCACAAATGAGCCTCAAACAACAACTGTACCTAGTTCTACAACCGATGGGTCAATAGACGTTTCTACAAAATCTCCGACCACCACACGTATCACAAATGAGCCTCAAACAACAACTGTACCTAGTTCTACAAGCAATGATTCTGAAGACGTTTCTACCAAATCTCCGACCACCACACGTATCACAAATGAGCCTCAAACAACAACTGTACCTAGTTCTACAATCGATGATTCTGAAGACGTTTTTACCAAATCCTCGACCACCACACGCATCACAAATAAGCCTCGAACAACAACTGTACCTAGTTCTACAACCGATGAGTCTAAAGATGATTCTACCAAATCTACGACCACCACACGCATCACAAATAAACCTCAAACAACAACTGTGCCTGGTTCTACAACTGATGATTTTGATGAAAGTGATGAATGGGATGAATGTGACGAAAGTGACGAAAGTTGTGATTTCTGGGAAATATATATATGGACCGCTCTCGTcaattaa